One genomic region from Methanosarcinales archaeon encodes:
- a CDS encoding pseudaminic acid synthase, giving the protein RSIRPGFGLHPRYLEQIIGKNARKDIEKGTPLDWAFIE; this is encoded by the coding sequence AGATCCATAAGGCCAGGTTTTGGACTTCACCCTAGATATTTAGAACAAATCATCGGTAAGAATGCCAGAAAAGACATAGAGAAAGGGACACCTCTTGATTGGGCTTTTATTGAATAA